One segment of Hypomesus transpacificus isolate Combined female unplaced genomic scaffold, fHypTra1 scaffold_142, whole genome shotgun sequence DNA contains the following:
- the nrg1 gene encoding pro-neuregulin-1, membrane-bound isoform isoform X11, which translates to MDRKREMHLYVSRLFRNLTAATSTTPAAKTSSHVTRCSDSHQNYCVNGGECFTLEVIPGSTKFLCRCPNEFTGDRCQNYVMASFYKHLGIEFMEAEELYQKRVLTITGICIALLVVGIMCVVAYCKTKKQRKKLHDRLRQSLRNDRKSMTNGPQIPNTPLENVQLVNQYTSKKAMPAHNVIEKETETSFSTSQYTSSAHQSPMVTHTTSQSWSNGQSGSVLSDSRAILVMSSVESSLHATPSRRGRLNATGGARDLSAYLKNLRHSPGSCRDSPYSERYISTMTSPNCSPPVDIASPVTPGSPPSEVSAPLSSLATSVPSVAVSPSGEEERPLLFAIPPRSKENLTREDHSQYKRISAHYNHGHETHSPPPRIVEHDKYESTQEYVTTTINMAYFPAQSIPKKLEKTNNNNGQRAKRTMANGHVDHKMESNSSSCGSSESETEDERVGEDTPFLSIQIPVAVTLDTALRPTDSSRTNPALQLSPQDDLQARLSCVIVNQDPIAV; encoded by the exons ATGGACAGGAAAAGGGAAATGCATCTCTACGTATCCAGACTTTTTAGAAACCTCACAG CTgccaccagcaccacccctgCAGCAAAGACCTCCAGTCATGTGACTCGTTGCAGCGACAGCCATCAGAACTACTGCGTGAATGGAGGCGAGTGCTTCACCCTGGAGGTCATCCCTGGAAGCACAAAGTTCCTCTGCAG GTGCCCAAATGAATTTACTGGTGATCGCTGCCAAAACTACGTAATGGCCAGCTTTTACA AACATCTTGGGATTGAATTTATGG AAGCTGAGGAGCTGTATCAGAAACGTGTATTAACTATAACAGGAATCTGCATTGCACTCCTAGTGGTTGGAATCATGTGTGTGGTTGCCTACTGCAAAACAAA AAAGCAGAGGAAAAAGCTCCATGATCGTTTGAGGCAAAGCTTACGAAATGATAGAAAAAGCATGACCAATGGACCTCAAATTCCTAACACTCCTCTTGAAAATGTTCAGCTTGTAAAT CAGTACACGTCAAAAAAAGCAATGCCTGCGCATAATGTAATCGAAAAGGAAACGGAAACATCCTTCTCCACAAGCCAATATACGTCATCAGCTCATCAATCACCAATGGTCACTCACACCACCAGTCAAAG CTGGAGTAATGGCCAAAGCGGGAGTGTTCTCTCCGACAGTCGGGCCATCTTAGTGATGTCATCGGTCGAGAGCAGTCTGCACGCTACACCGAGCCGCCGGGGTCGTCTGAATGCCACGGGTGGCGCCAGAGACCTGAGTGCCTACCTAAAGAACTTGAGACACTCTCCGGGCTCCTGCAGAGACTCACCATACAGCGAGAG ATACATCTCAACCATGACGAGCCCAAACTGTTCGCCTCCGGTGGATATTGCATCCCCTGTTACCCCAGGGTCTCCTCCCTCCGAGGTGTCAGCACCATTGTCCAGCCTGGCTACCTCTGTTCCCTCTGTGGCAGTCAGCCCCTCAGGCGAGGAGGAACGCCCCCTGCTTTTTGCCATCCCTCCAAGATCTAAAGAAAATTTGACACGCGAAGACCACAGTCAATACAAGAGGATCTCTGCTCACTATAACCACGGCCATGAGACCCACAGCCCCCCACCCAGGATTGTTGAGCATGATAAATATGAGTCCACACAGGAGTATGTGACCACCACCATTAACATGGCCTATTTTCCTGCGCAGAGTATTCCAAAGAAACTGGAaaaaaccaacaacaacaacggccagagagcaaaaagaacaatggcAAATGGCCACGTGGACCACAAAATGGAGTCCAACAGCAGCAGTTGTGGTAGTTCAGAAAGTGAGACAGAGGATGAGCGTGTGGGAGAAGACACACCCTTCCTGAGCATACAGATCCCTGTGGCTGTGACTCTGGATACTGCCCTCAGGcccacagacagcagcaggaCTAACCCAGCCCTACAACTTTCCCCACAGGATGACCTGCAAGCCAGATTGTCCTGTGTCATCGTAAACCAAGATCCAATTGCTGTGTGA
- the nrg1 gene encoding pro-neuregulin-1, membrane-bound isoform isoform X12 encodes MASFYKHLGIEFMEAEELYQKRVLTITGICIALLVVGIMCVVAYCKTKKQRKKLHDRLRQSLRNDRKSMTNGPQIPNTPLENVQLVNQYTSKKAMPAHNVIEKETETSFSTSQYTSSAHQSPMVTHTTSQSWSNGQSGSVLSDSRAILVMSSVESSLHATPSRRGRLNATGGARDLSAYLKNLRHSPGSCRDSPYSERYISTMTSPNCSPPVDIASPVTPGSPPSEVSAPLSSLATSVPSVAVSPSGEEERPLLFAIPPRSKENLTREDHSQYKRISAHYNHGHETHSPPPRIVEHDKYESTQEYVTTTINMAYFPAQSIPKKLEKTNNNNGQRAKRTMANGHVDHKMESNSSSCGSSESETEDERVGEDTPFLSIQIPVAVTLDTALRPTDSSRTNPALQLSPQDDLQARLSCVIVNQDPIAV; translated from the exons ATGGCCAGCTTTTACA AACATCTTGGGATTGAATTTATGG AAGCTGAGGAGCTGTATCAGAAACGTGTATTAACTATAACAGGAATCTGCATTGCACTCCTAGTGGTTGGAATCATGTGTGTGGTTGCCTACTGCAAAACAAA AAAGCAGAGGAAAAAGCTCCATGATCGTTTGAGGCAAAGCTTACGAAATGATAGAAAAAGCATGACCAATGGACCTCAAATTCCTAACACTCCTCTTGAAAATGTTCAGCTTGTAAAT CAGTACACGTCAAAAAAAGCAATGCCTGCGCATAATGTAATCGAAAAGGAAACGGAAACATCCTTCTCCACAAGCCAATATACGTCATCAGCTCATCAATCACCAATGGTCACTCACACCACCAGTCAAAG CTGGAGTAATGGCCAAAGCGGGAGTGTTCTCTCCGACAGTCGGGCCATCTTAGTGATGTCATCGGTCGAGAGCAGTCTGCACGCTACACCGAGCCGCCGGGGTCGTCTGAATGCCACGGGTGGCGCCAGAGACCTGAGTGCCTACCTAAAGAACTTGAGACACTCTCCGGGCTCCTGCAGAGACTCACCATACAGCGAGAG ATACATCTCAACCATGACGAGCCCAAACTGTTCGCCTCCGGTGGATATTGCATCCCCTGTTACCCCAGGGTCTCCTCCCTCCGAGGTGTCAGCACCATTGTCCAGCCTGGCTACCTCTGTTCCCTCTGTGGCAGTCAGCCCCTCAGGCGAGGAGGAACGCCCCCTGCTTTTTGCCATCCCTCCAAGATCTAAAGAAAATTTGACACGCGAAGACCACAGTCAATACAAGAGGATCTCTGCTCACTATAACCACGGCCATGAGACCCACAGCCCCCCACCCAGGATTGTTGAGCATGATAAATATGAGTCCACACAGGAGTATGTGACCACCACCATTAACATGGCCTATTTTCCTGCGCAGAGTATTCCAAAGAAACTGGAaaaaaccaacaacaacaacggccagagagcaaaaagaacaatggcAAATGGCCACGTGGACCACAAAATGGAGTCCAACAGCAGCAGTTGTGGTAGTTCAGAAAGTGAGACAGAGGATGAGCGTGTGGGAGAAGACACACCCTTCCTGAGCATACAGATCCCTGTGGCTGTGACTCTGGATACTGCCCTCAGGcccacagacagcagcaggaCTAACCCAGCCCTACAACTTTCCCCACAGGATGACCTGCAAGCCAGATTGTCCTGTGTCATCGTAAACCAAGATCCAATTGCTGTGTGA
- the nrg1 gene encoding pro-neuregulin-1, membrane-bound isoform isoform X13, with protein sequence MASFYKAEELYQKRVLTITGICIALLVVGIMCVVAYCKTKKQRKKLHDRLRQSLRNDRKSMTNGPQIPNTPLENVQLVNQYTSKKAMPAHNVIEKETETSFSTSQYTSSAHQSPMVTHTTSQSWSNGQSGSVLSDSRAILVMSSVESSLHATPSRRGRLNATGGARDLSAYLKNLRHSPGSCRDSPYSERYISTMTSPNCSPPVDIASPVTPGSPPSEVSAPLSSLATSVPSVAVSPSGEEERPLLFAIPPRSKENLTREDHSQYKRISAHYNHGHETHSPPPRIVEHDKYESTQEYVTTTINMAYFPAQSIPKKLEKTNNNNGQRAKRTMANGHVDHKMESNSSSCGSSESETEDERVGEDTPFLSIQIPVAVTLDTALRPTDSSRTNPALQLSPQDDLQARLSCVIVNQDPIAV encoded by the exons ATGGCCAGCTTTTACA AAGCTGAGGAGCTGTATCAGAAACGTGTATTAACTATAACAGGAATCTGCATTGCACTCCTAGTGGTTGGAATCATGTGTGTGGTTGCCTACTGCAAAACAAA AAAGCAGAGGAAAAAGCTCCATGATCGTTTGAGGCAAAGCTTACGAAATGATAGAAAAAGCATGACCAATGGACCTCAAATTCCTAACACTCCTCTTGAAAATGTTCAGCTTGTAAAT CAGTACACGTCAAAAAAAGCAATGCCTGCGCATAATGTAATCGAAAAGGAAACGGAAACATCCTTCTCCACAAGCCAATATACGTCATCAGCTCATCAATCACCAATGGTCACTCACACCACCAGTCAAAG CTGGAGTAATGGCCAAAGCGGGAGTGTTCTCTCCGACAGTCGGGCCATCTTAGTGATGTCATCGGTCGAGAGCAGTCTGCACGCTACACCGAGCCGCCGGGGTCGTCTGAATGCCACGGGTGGCGCCAGAGACCTGAGTGCCTACCTAAAGAACTTGAGACACTCTCCGGGCTCCTGCAGAGACTCACCATACAGCGAGAG ATACATCTCAACCATGACGAGCCCAAACTGTTCGCCTCCGGTGGATATTGCATCCCCTGTTACCCCAGGGTCTCCTCCCTCCGAGGTGTCAGCACCATTGTCCAGCCTGGCTACCTCTGTTCCCTCTGTGGCAGTCAGCCCCTCAGGCGAGGAGGAACGCCCCCTGCTTTTTGCCATCCCTCCAAGATCTAAAGAAAATTTGACACGCGAAGACCACAGTCAATACAAGAGGATCTCTGCTCACTATAACCACGGCCATGAGACCCACAGCCCCCCACCCAGGATTGTTGAGCATGATAAATATGAGTCCACACAGGAGTATGTGACCACCACCATTAACATGGCCTATTTTCCTGCGCAGAGTATTCCAAAGAAACTGGAaaaaaccaacaacaacaacggccagagagcaaaaagaacaatggcAAATGGCCACGTGGACCACAAAATGGAGTCCAACAGCAGCAGTTGTGGTAGTTCAGAAAGTGAGACAGAGGATGAGCGTGTGGGAGAAGACACACCCTTCCTGAGCATACAGATCCCTGTGGCTGTGACTCTGGATACTGCCCTCAGGcccacagacagcagcaggaCTAACCCAGCCCTACAACTTTCCCCACAGGATGACCTGCAAGCCAGATTGTCCTGTGTCATCGTAAACCAAGATCCAATTGCTGTGTGA
- the nrg1 gene encoding pro-neuregulin-1, membrane-bound isoform isoform X14 yields the protein MASFYTEELYQKRVLTITGICIALLVVGIMCVVAYCKTKKQRKKLHDRLRQSLRNDRKSMTNGPQIPNTPLENVQLVNQYTSKKAMPAHNVIEKETETSFSTSQYTSSAHQSPMVTHTTSQSWSNGQSGSVLSDSRAILVMSSVESSLHATPSRRGRLNATGGARDLSAYLKNLRHSPGSCRDSPYSERYISTMTSPNCSPPVDIASPVTPGSPPSEVSAPLSSLATSVPSVAVSPSGEEERPLLFAIPPRSKENLTREDHSQYKRISAHYNHGHETHSPPPRIVEHDKYESTQEYVTTTINMAYFPAQSIPKKLEKTNNNNGQRAKRTMANGHVDHKMESNSSSCGSSESETEDERVGEDTPFLSIQIPVAVTLDTALRPTDSSRTNPALQLSPQDDLQARLSCVIVNQDPIAV from the exons ATGGCCAGCTTTTACA CTGAGGAGCTGTATCAGAAACGTGTATTAACTATAACAGGAATCTGCATTGCACTCCTAGTGGTTGGAATCATGTGTGTGGTTGCCTACTGCAAAACAAA AAAGCAGAGGAAAAAGCTCCATGATCGTTTGAGGCAAAGCTTACGAAATGATAGAAAAAGCATGACCAATGGACCTCAAATTCCTAACACTCCTCTTGAAAATGTTCAGCTTGTAAAT CAGTACACGTCAAAAAAAGCAATGCCTGCGCATAATGTAATCGAAAAGGAAACGGAAACATCCTTCTCCACAAGCCAATATACGTCATCAGCTCATCAATCACCAATGGTCACTCACACCACCAGTCAAAG CTGGAGTAATGGCCAAAGCGGGAGTGTTCTCTCCGACAGTCGGGCCATCTTAGTGATGTCATCGGTCGAGAGCAGTCTGCACGCTACACCGAGCCGCCGGGGTCGTCTGAATGCCACGGGTGGCGCCAGAGACCTGAGTGCCTACCTAAAGAACTTGAGACACTCTCCGGGCTCCTGCAGAGACTCACCATACAGCGAGAG ATACATCTCAACCATGACGAGCCCAAACTGTTCGCCTCCGGTGGATATTGCATCCCCTGTTACCCCAGGGTCTCCTCCCTCCGAGGTGTCAGCACCATTGTCCAGCCTGGCTACCTCTGTTCCCTCTGTGGCAGTCAGCCCCTCAGGCGAGGAGGAACGCCCCCTGCTTTTTGCCATCCCTCCAAGATCTAAAGAAAATTTGACACGCGAAGACCACAGTCAATACAAGAGGATCTCTGCTCACTATAACCACGGCCATGAGACCCACAGCCCCCCACCCAGGATTGTTGAGCATGATAAATATGAGTCCACACAGGAGTATGTGACCACCACCATTAACATGGCCTATTTTCCTGCGCAGAGTATTCCAAAGAAACTGGAaaaaaccaacaacaacaacggccagagagcaaaaagaacaatggcAAATGGCCACGTGGACCACAAAATGGAGTCCAACAGCAGCAGTTGTGGTAGTTCAGAAAGTGAGACAGAGGATGAGCGTGTGGGAGAAGACACACCCTTCCTGAGCATACAGATCCCTGTGGCTGTGACTCTGGATACTGCCCTCAGGcccacagacagcagcaggaCTAACCCAGCCCTACAACTTTCCCCACAGGATGACCTGCAAGCCAGATTGTCCTGTGTCATCGTAAACCAAGATCCAATTGCTGTGTGA